A region from the Streptomyces lydicus genome encodes:
- a CDS encoding adenosine deaminase has product MSDLDAFIAGLPKAELHVHHVGSASPRIVAELAARHPDSAVPTDPEALVDYFTFRDFAHFIEVYLSVVDLIRDAEDVRLLTYEVARDMARQQIRYAELTVTPFSSTRRGIPDAAFVEAIEDARKAAESELGVVLRWCFDIPGEAGLESAEETARIACDLQPEGLVSFGLGGPEIGVPRPQFKPYFDRARAVGLHSVPHAGETTGPGTIWDALRELRAERIGHGTSAPQDPALLAHLAEHRIPLEVCPTSNIATRAVRTLEEHPLKEMVDAGVLVTINSDDPPMFGTDLNTEYGVAARLLGLDAGGVAGLARNAVTASFMDTAAKTRLTAEIDSYTAAWRG; this is encoded by the coding sequence TTGTCCGATCTCGATGCCTTCATCGCGGGCCTGCCCAAGGCGGAGCTGCACGTCCACCACGTCGGATCGGCCTCACCGCGCATCGTCGCCGAGCTGGCGGCGCGGCACCCCGACTCCGCCGTCCCCACCGACCCCGAAGCGCTGGTCGACTACTTCACCTTCCGCGACTTCGCGCACTTCATCGAGGTCTACCTCTCCGTCGTGGACCTGATCCGCGACGCCGAGGACGTCCGGCTGCTGACCTACGAGGTCGCCCGGGACATGGCCCGGCAGCAGATCCGCTACGCCGAGCTGACCGTCACGCCCTTCAGCTCGACCCGGCGCGGCATCCCCGACGCCGCGTTCGTCGAGGCGATCGAGGACGCCCGCAAGGCGGCGGAGTCGGAGCTGGGCGTGGTGCTGCGCTGGTGCTTCGACATCCCGGGCGAGGCGGGCCTGGAGTCCGCGGAGGAGACCGCCCGGATCGCCTGCGACCTGCAGCCCGAGGGCCTGGTCTCGTTCGGGCTCGGCGGCCCGGAGATCGGGGTGCCGCGCCCGCAGTTCAAGCCGTACTTCGACCGTGCCCGCGCGGTCGGGCTGCACTCCGTGCCACACGCCGGCGAGACCACCGGCCCCGGCACAATCTGGGACGCGCTGCGCGAGCTGCGCGCCGAGCGCATCGGCCACGGCACCAGCGCCCCCCAGGACCCGGCGCTGCTCGCCCACCTCGCCGAGCACCGCATCCCGCTGGAGGTCTGCCCCACCTCCAACATCGCCACCCGCGCGGTGCGCACCCTGGAGGAGCACCCGCTCAAGGAGATGGTCGACGCGGGCGTGCTGGTCACCATCAACAGCGACGACCCCCCGATGTTCGGCACCGACCTCAACACCGAATACGGCGTCGCCGCCCGGCTGCTGGGCCTGGACGCCGGGGGCGTGGCCGGCCTCGCCCGGAACGCCGTCACCGCCTCCTTCATGGACACCGCCGCCAAGACGCGGCTGACGGCTGAGATCGACAGCTACACGGCGGCGTGGCGGGGGTAG
- a CDS encoding polyamine ABC transporter substrate-binding protein, with protein MADLSRRALLRGMGGMGVTGALAAMTGCGVPPAYVKEADRGGADRSARDHKLVFANWPLYIDVDDRHKQRRPTLDAFERRTGISVTYTEEINDNDEFFGKISPALMNHQSTGRDLIVISDWMCARFVRLGWVQKMDRAAQPNVAAHLDPLLRTPHFDPGRTHSVPWQSGITGIAYNRKKLGREIKHTSDLWKDDLRGRVTLLSGIDESFALLMQGEGVDITRWKADDFYRMTDRIRRLVSKGHIRRFTGNDYIKDLDSGDVLAAQAYSGDVIQLQADNPDIEFVVPQEGAELWAESLLIPNLAEHKRNAERLIDYYYRPEVAAELAAWVNYVCPVPAAREVLASSKDKERAALAEDPLIFPDDAMRKRLAIARDITSKERPAFAKEWNAIVGL; from the coding sequence ATGGCTGATCTTTCGCGGCGTGCGCTGCTCCGGGGTATGGGCGGAATGGGTGTGACGGGGGCGCTGGCCGCCATGACCGGCTGCGGGGTGCCGCCCGCATACGTCAAGGAGGCGGACCGCGGGGGAGCCGACCGGTCGGCACGGGACCACAAGCTCGTCTTCGCGAACTGGCCCCTCTATATCGACGTCGACGACCGGCACAAGCAGCGCCGGCCCACCCTTGACGCCTTCGAGCGGCGCACCGGGATCTCCGTGACGTACACCGAGGAGATCAACGACAACGACGAGTTCTTCGGCAAGATCAGCCCCGCGCTGATGAACCACCAGAGCACCGGCCGGGACCTGATCGTCATCAGCGACTGGATGTGCGCCCGGTTCGTACGGCTGGGGTGGGTCCAGAAGATGGACCGGGCGGCCCAGCCGAATGTCGCCGCGCACCTCGATCCGCTGCTGCGTACCCCGCACTTCGACCCGGGCCGTACGCACTCCGTGCCCTGGCAGTCCGGGATCACCGGCATCGCCTACAACCGCAAGAAGCTCGGCCGGGAGATCAAGCACACCTCCGACCTGTGGAAGGACGATCTGCGCGGCCGGGTCACCCTGCTCTCCGGGATCGACGAGTCGTTCGCGCTGCTGATGCAGGGCGAAGGAGTGGACATCACCCGCTGGAAGGCCGATGACTTCTACCGGATGACCGACCGCATACGGCGCCTGGTGAGCAAGGGGCACATCAGGCGGTTCACCGGCAACGACTACATCAAGGACCTGGACTCCGGCGATGTGCTCGCCGCGCAGGCCTACTCGGGCGATGTGATCCAGCTCCAGGCGGACAACCCGGACATCGAGTTCGTGGTGCCGCAGGAGGGCGCCGAGCTCTGGGCGGAGAGCCTGCTGATCCCCAACCTCGCGGAGCACAAGCGCAACGCCGAGCGGCTGATCGACTACTACTACCGGCCGGAGGTCGCCGCGGAGCTGGCCGCCTGGGTCAACTACGTGTGCCCCGTACCGGCCGCGCGCGAGGTGCTGGCCTCGTCCAAGGACAAGGAGCGCGCCGCGCTCGCCGAGGACCCGCTGATCTTCCCCGATGACGCGATGCGCAAGCGGCTGGCCATCGCCCGCGACATCACGTCCAAGGAGCGGCCCGCCTTCGCCAAGGAGTGGAACGCGATCGTGGGGTTGTAG
- a CDS encoding gamma-aminobutyraldehyde dehydrogenase, which translates to MTTALRRLRNYIDGEFRDAADGRTTEVVNPATGEAYATAPLSAAADVDAAMAAAEAAFPAWRDLIPAERQKVLLKIADRFEERAEELIAAESENCGKPIALVRSEEIPPMVDQIRFFAGAARMLEGRASGEYMEGFTSIIRREPVGVCAQVAPWNYPMMMAVWKFAPALAAGNTVVIKPSDTTPASTVLIADIIGSVLDELGHSRGVFNVICGDRETGRLMVEHKVPAMASITGSVRAGMQVAESAAKDLKRVHLELGGKAPVVVFEDTDIPKAVEDISVAGYFNAGQDCTAATRVLVQESIHDEFVAALAKAASETKTGAVDDEDVLYGPLNNANQLRQVKGFIERLPAHAKIEAGGEQVGDKGYFFAPTVVSGLKQDDEIIQHEVFGPVITVQSFSDEKQAVEWANGVEYALASSVWTKDHARAMRMSKTLDFGCVWINTHIPLVAEMPHGGFKKSGYGKDLSAYGFDDYTRIKHVMTSLDG; encoded by the coding sequence GCCGACGGGCGGACCACGGAGGTGGTCAATCCCGCCACGGGTGAGGCGTACGCCACCGCCCCGCTCTCGGCCGCCGCCGATGTGGACGCGGCCATGGCCGCCGCCGAGGCCGCCTTCCCCGCCTGGCGCGACCTGATCCCGGCCGAGCGCCAGAAGGTCCTGCTCAAGATCGCCGACCGTTTCGAGGAGCGGGCGGAGGAACTGATCGCCGCCGAGTCCGAGAACTGCGGCAAGCCGATCGCGCTCGTACGGTCCGAGGAAATCCCGCCGATGGTGGACCAGATCCGCTTCTTCGCGGGTGCCGCCCGGATGCTGGAGGGCCGCGCGTCCGGCGAGTACATGGAGGGCTTCACCTCCATCATCCGCCGCGAGCCGGTCGGCGTCTGCGCCCAGGTCGCGCCGTGGAACTACCCGATGATGATGGCCGTGTGGAAGTTCGCCCCGGCGCTGGCCGCGGGCAACACCGTCGTCATCAAGCCGTCCGACACCACCCCGGCCTCCACGGTGCTGATCGCCGACATCATCGGCAGCGTGCTGGACGAACTGGGGCACTCCCGCGGCGTGTTCAACGTCATCTGCGGTGACCGCGAGACCGGCCGCCTGATGGTCGAGCACAAGGTCCCCGCGATGGCCTCGATCACCGGCTCCGTGCGCGCCGGTATGCAGGTCGCCGAGTCCGCCGCCAAGGACCTGAAGCGGGTCCACCTGGAGCTGGGCGGCAAGGCGCCGGTCGTCGTCTTCGAGGACACCGACATCCCCAAGGCCGTCGAGGACATCTCGGTCGCCGGCTACTTCAACGCCGGCCAGGACTGTACGGCCGCCACCCGCGTCCTGGTCCAGGAGTCCATCCACGACGAGTTCGTCGCCGCGCTGGCCAAGGCCGCCTCGGAGACCAAGACCGGCGCGGTCGACGACGAGGACGTGCTCTACGGGCCGCTGAACAACGCCAACCAGCTGAGGCAGGTCAAGGGCTTCATCGAGCGGCTGCCCGCGCACGCGAAGATCGAGGCGGGCGGCGAACAGGTCGGCGACAAGGGCTACTTCTTCGCCCCGACCGTCGTCTCGGGCCTCAAGCAGGACGACGAGATCATCCAGCACGAGGTCTTCGGCCCGGTCATCACCGTCCAGTCCTTCTCCGACGAGAAGCAGGCGGTCGAGTGGGCCAACGGCGTCGAGTACGCGCTCGCGTCGTCGGTGTGGACCAAGGACCACGCCCGCGCCATGCGGATGTCCAAGACCCTCGACTTCGGCTGTGTGTGGATCAACACCCACATCCCGCTGGTCGCCGAGATGCCGCACGGCGGATTCAAGAAGTCCGGCTACGGCAAGGACCTTTCGGCCTACGGCTTCGACGACTACACCCGCATCAAGCACGTGATGACCTCGCTGGACGGCTGA
- a CDS encoding polyamine ABC transporter substrate-binding protein, producing the protein MEHHEQPEPLSAAELIAMRRSATDGRLAMTRRSLLRAGGAMAAATGGLGALASCGIPPAGRTDAGRSEDHSRAEKRLNFSNWTEYLDVSKDGKHHPTLDRFTRRTGIAVNYTEDINDNDEFFGKIQAQLAAGQDTGRDLIVLTDWMCARMISLGWIQQLDPANLPHAYANLSAQYRDPAWDPGRAHSYVWQGIPAVIAYNKKATGGKKVDSVSQLLEDPQLKGRVGFLSEMRDSIGLTLLDMGKRPEDVTADDYDAALARLQKGVDAKQIRRFTGNDYTNDLDKGDLAACVAWAGDVVQLQSDNPDIAYAVPKSGYMVSTDNLMVPNKARHKQNAERLIDYFYEPKAAARLAAYINYACPVDGVRDELAKIDKKAADNPLILPDKEMAARSHSFRALSAKENKEFAQKFSDLTGA; encoded by the coding sequence ATGGAGCACCACGAGCAGCCCGAACCCCTGTCCGCGGCCGAACTCATCGCCATGCGCCGCAGTGCTACCGACGGCCGGCTCGCCATGACCCGTCGCTCCCTGCTGCGTGCGGGCGGCGCCATGGCGGCCGCGACCGGCGGCCTCGGCGCCCTGGCGTCCTGCGGAATCCCGCCCGCGGGCCGTACGGACGCCGGCCGCTCCGAGGACCACTCCAGGGCGGAGAAGCGCCTCAACTTCTCCAACTGGACCGAGTACCTGGATGTCAGCAAGGACGGCAAGCACCACCCGACGCTGGACCGCTTCACCCGGCGCACCGGCATCGCCGTCAACTACACCGAGGACATCAACGACAACGACGAGTTCTTCGGCAAGATCCAGGCCCAGCTGGCGGCCGGCCAGGACACCGGCCGCGATCTGATCGTGCTCACCGACTGGATGTGCGCACGCATGATCTCCCTCGGCTGGATCCAGCAGCTCGACCCGGCCAACCTGCCGCACGCCTACGCCAACCTCTCGGCGCAGTACCGCGACCCGGCCTGGGACCCGGGCCGCGCGCACTCCTACGTCTGGCAGGGCATCCCGGCGGTCATCGCGTACAACAAGAAGGCCACCGGCGGGAAGAAGGTCGACTCCGTCAGCCAGCTGCTGGAGGACCCGCAGCTCAAGGGCCGGGTCGGCTTTCTCTCCGAGATGCGCGACAGCATCGGCCTGACCCTGCTGGACATGGGCAAGCGGCCCGAGGACGTCACCGCGGACGACTACGACGCGGCCCTCGCCCGGCTCCAGAAGGGCGTCGACGCCAAGCAGATCCGCCGTTTCACCGGCAACGACTACACCAACGACCTGGACAAGGGCGACCTGGCCGCCTGTGTGGCCTGGGCCGGTGACGTCGTCCAGCTCCAGAGCGACAACCCGGACATCGCCTACGCGGTCCCCAAGTCCGGCTACATGGTGTCCACCGACAACCTCATGGTGCCGAACAAGGCCCGCCACAAGCAGAATGCCGAACGGCTCATCGACTACTTCTACGAGCCGAAGGCGGCGGCCCGGCTCGCGGCGTACATCAACTACGCCTGCCCCGTCGACGGTGTGCGCGACGAACTCGCCAAGATCGACAAGAAGGCGGCGGACAACCCGCTGATCCTTCCGGACAAGGAGATGGCGGCCCGCTCCCACTCCTTCCGTGCCCTGAGCGCCAAGGAGAACAAGGAGTTCGCCCAGAAGTTCTCCGACCTCACCGGCGCCTGA
- a CDS encoding gamma-aminobutyraldehyde dehydrogenase, with product MNHRFDATERFAAGAQFIAGSLRSGSSGRTQDVVDPATGETVYSYELAGTADVDAAVQAARRAFAEWGGATPGERSDALHRFAAALAEDAADLACAESLNCGKPIKLSKEFDVPGSVDNAAFFAGAARHLEGKAAGEYSADHTSVIRREPIGVVGSIAPWNYPLQMAAWKVLPAIAAGNTIVLKPAEITPFTSLLFAQAAQRAGLPDGVINIISGAGRDAGEHLVGHRSVAMTSFTGSTGVGKRVAEIATGTVKRLHLELGGKAPFVVFDDADLEAAVHGAVAGALINTGQDCTAATRAYVQRPLYDAFVSGVADLMAAVRLGDPFDPSTDLGPLISHAQRDRVAGFVERARGYATVVTGGEAPKGELARGAYYRPTLIAGAAQDSEVVQSEIFGPVLVVLPFDSDDEGIALANDTPYGLAASAWSRDVYRTGRATREINAGCVWVNDHIPIISEMPHGGAKASGFGKDMSAYSFEEYTQVKHVMYDNTAVARKDWHRTVFGDRP from the coding sequence ATGAATCACCGATTCGATGCCACCGAGCGGTTCGCCGCGGGCGCCCAATTCATCGCAGGCAGTCTCCGGAGCGGTAGTTCCGGCCGTACCCAGGACGTCGTGGACCCGGCCACAGGCGAGACGGTGTACTCCTATGAACTCGCAGGTACGGCGGATGTGGACGCCGCCGTACAGGCCGCGCGGCGGGCGTTCGCCGAGTGGGGCGGTGCCACGCCGGGCGAGCGCTCCGACGCGCTGCACCGCTTCGCGGCCGCGCTCGCCGAGGACGCCGCCGACCTCGCCTGTGCCGAATCGCTGAACTGCGGAAAGCCCATCAAGCTCAGCAAGGAGTTCGACGTACCGGGTTCGGTCGACAACGCCGCGTTCTTCGCCGGCGCCGCCCGTCACCTGGAGGGCAAGGCGGCCGGCGAATACAGCGCCGATCACACCTCCGTCATCCGCCGCGAGCCCATCGGCGTCGTCGGCTCCATCGCCCCGTGGAACTATCCGCTGCAGATGGCCGCCTGGAAGGTGCTGCCGGCCATCGCCGCGGGCAACACCATCGTCCTCAAGCCCGCCGAGATCACCCCCTTCACCTCGCTGCTGTTCGCCCAGGCCGCCCAGCGCGCGGGGCTGCCGGACGGCGTCATCAACATCATCTCCGGGGCGGGCAGGGACGCCGGTGAGCACCTGGTGGGCCACCGCTCCGTCGCGATGACCTCCTTCACCGGCTCGACCGGCGTCGGCAAGCGGGTCGCCGAGATCGCCACCGGCACCGTCAAGCGGCTGCATCTCGAACTCGGCGGCAAGGCCCCCTTCGTCGTCTTCGACGACGCGGACCTGGAGGCCGCCGTCCACGGAGCGGTCGCCGGCGCGCTGATCAACACCGGCCAGGACTGCACCGCGGCCACCCGCGCCTACGTCCAGCGCCCGCTCTACGACGCCTTCGTCAGCGGCGTCGCCGATCTGATGGCGGCCGTACGGCTCGGCGACCCCTTCGACCCGTCCACCGACCTGGGCCCGCTGATCTCGCACGCACAGCGCGACCGGGTGGCCGGCTTCGTCGAGCGGGCGCGCGGGTACGCCACCGTCGTCACCGGCGGCGAGGCGCCGAAGGGGGAGCTGGCCAGGGGCGCGTACTACCGGCCCACGCTGATCGCCGGGGCCGCCCAGGACAGCGAGGTCGTGCAGTCCGAGATCTTCGGTCCGGTGCTGGTCGTGCTGCCCTTCGACAGCGACGACGAGGGCATCGCGCTGGCCAACGACACCCCCTACGGGCTGGCCGCCTCCGCCTGGAGCCGGGACGTCTACCGCACCGGCCGGGCCACCCGCGAGATCAACGCGGGCTGTGTCTGGGTCAACGACCACATCCCGATCATCAGCGAGATGCCGCACGGCGGGGCCAAGGCCTCCGGCTTCGGCAAGGACATGTCGGCCTACTCCTTCGAGGAGTACACCCAGGTCAAGCACGTCATGTACGACAACACCGCGGTGGCGCGCAAGGACTGGCACCGCACGGTCTTCGGGGACCGCCCGTAA
- a CDS encoding NADAR family protein: MMHDDTGITTGEADGRAADGPRSVGELRRATAAGKRVKYVHFWGHSPRRDGSLGASCFSQWWPSPFTVDGVRYATAEHWMMAGKARLFDDTEAERRALAARHPKQAKDAGRRVRGFDEETWQHRRFGLVVEGSVHKFGQDAALREFLLGTNSRVLVEASPMDRIWGIGLAADDERAADPARWRGLNLLGFALMAARQILREGVGPQP; the protein is encoded by the coding sequence ATGATGCACGACGACACGGGGATCACCACGGGGGAGGCTGACGGGCGTGCCGCGGACGGGCCGCGCTCGGTCGGGGAATTGCGCCGCGCCACCGCCGCCGGGAAGCGCGTCAAATACGTCCACTTCTGGGGCCACAGCCCCCGGCGCGACGGCAGTCTCGGTGCGAGCTGCTTCAGCCAGTGGTGGCCCTCCCCCTTCACCGTCGACGGGGTCCGGTACGCCACCGCCGAGCACTGGATGATGGCCGGCAAGGCCCGGCTGTTCGACGACACGGAAGCGGAGCGGCGCGCGCTCGCGGCGCGGCACCCCAAGCAGGCCAAGGACGCCGGGCGCCGGGTCCGCGGCTTCGACGAGGAGACCTGGCAGCACCGCCGCTTCGGCCTGGTCGTCGAGGGCAGCGTCCACAAATTCGGCCAGGACGCCGCGCTGCGGGAGTTCCTGCTGGGCACGAACTCCCGGGTGCTGGTGGAGGCCAGCCCGATGGACCGCATATGGGGCATCGGCCTCGCCGCCGACGACGAGCGGGCCGCGGACCCGGCCCGCTGGCGGGGTCTGAATCTGCTGGGCTTCGCGCTGATGGCGGCGCGGCAGATCCTGCGGGAGGGGGTCGGGCCGCAGCCGTAG